In Mastigocladopsis repens PCC 10914, a single window of DNA contains:
- a CDS encoding bifunctional cobalt-precorrin-7 (C(5))-methyltransferase/cobalt-precorrin-6B (C(15))-methyltransferase yields the protein MHKWLSVVGIGEDGLSGLSAIACSLIERAEVIVGGKRHLAMLPPDDPREKLIWTSPISHSIEEILRRRGQSVCVLASGDPMCFGIGVTLTRKIPISEMTIIPAPSSFSLACARLGWSLTEVETLSLNGRPPALIQTAIYPKACLLILSEGKETPAIVADILTKRGFSGSKIIVLEHMGGSQERIISGTAGSWTTTELADLNTIAVECIADAGVVSLPRLAGLPDDAYHHDGQLTKREVRAITLSALAPTPGQLLWDVGAGCGSIGIEWMRSHPRCRAIAIEQNSTRLQYIADNAAALGTPYLQIVAGKAPAALTDLPQPDAIFIGGGATTEGLFEVCWEALLAGGRFVANAVTVESEQKLLQWHNQVGGELIRVAVQRAAPIGGFLGWKPMVPVTQWVVVK from the coding sequence ATGCACAAATGGTTATCCGTGGTAGGTATTGGTGAGGATGGGCTATCGGGATTAAGTGCAATCGCCTGTTCTCTCATTGAGCGTGCAGAAGTGATCGTCGGGGGAAAACGCCATCTCGCCATGTTACCACCAGACGATCCGCGCGAGAAACTCATCTGGACTTCCCCCATCAGTCATTCGATAGAAGAAATTCTCCGTCGTCGGGGTCAGTCTGTTTGCGTATTGGCAAGTGGCGACCCCATGTGTTTTGGTATCGGTGTCACACTCACCCGCAAGATTCCCATTTCTGAGATGACCATCATCCCCGCACCGTCATCCTTCAGCCTCGCTTGTGCCAGACTAGGATGGTCACTGACCGAAGTAGAGACATTAAGTTTAAACGGTCGTCCCCCTGCACTCATCCAAACCGCTATCTACCCGAAAGCGTGTCTATTAATATTAAGTGAAGGGAAGGAAACCCCGGCAATTGTCGCTGACATCTTGACAAAGCGTGGTTTTAGTGGTAGTAAAATAATCGTCTTGGAACACATGGGCGGTTCTCAGGAAAGAATAATCTCAGGTACAGCCGGCTCATGGACGACAACAGAACTGGCTGATTTAAACACCATCGCTGTAGAGTGCATTGCTGATGCTGGAGTCGTTTCTTTACCCCGGTTAGCAGGACTGCCGGATGATGCCTATCATCATGATGGACAGCTAACCAAGCGTGAAGTGCGGGCGATAACACTCTCCGCTTTAGCTCCCACGCCAGGACAGTTGTTGTGGGATGTGGGTGCTGGGTGTGGTTCCATTGGTATTGAGTGGATGCGGAGTCATCCTCGGTGTCGGGCGATCGCCATAGAGCAAAACTCCACCCGACTACAATATATTGCTGACAACGCCGCCGCCCTTGGTACACCTTATTTACAAATTGTTGCAGGTAAGGCTCCCGCTGCACTAACAGACTTGCCCCAACCAGACGCCATTTTTATTGGTGGTGGTGCAACGACAGAAGGTTTATTTGAGGTGTGTTGGGAAGCTTTGCTTGCGGGTGGGCGTTTTGTTGCCAATGCAGTTACGGTTGAAAGTGAACAGAAGCTGTTGCAATGGCACAATCAAGTAGGTGGGGAGTTGATTCGCGTTGCTGTGCAACGGGCTGCTCCTATTGGCGGGTTTTTGGGATGGAAGCCGATGGTGCCGGTGACACAGTGGGTGGTGGTGAAGTAG
- a CDS encoding addiction module protein, translating to MRSIEQLTEEVLSLPSESRALLAEKLVESLEFDTDPAIQAVWTTEAKRRRDEVRSAAVQPIAGEEALAQVRQLLEQ from the coding sequence ATGCGTTCAATAGAGCAACTAACAGAAGAAGTCCTATCTTTGCCCAGTGAATCAAGGGCACTCCTAGCTGAGAAGCTGGTAGAAAGCTTGGAATTCGATACTGATCCAGCAATTCAAGCAGTTTGGACTACAGAGGCAAAAAGACGGCGAGATGAAGTCCGAAGCGCTGCAGTCCAACCAATTGCTGGGGAAGAAGCGTTAGCTCAGGTAAGGCAACTGCTTGAGCAATGA
- a CDS encoding Uma2 family endonuclease → MTAVTLVVKPVSQMQLAPGSAVTIPNVSWQEFESILEELGERRSARVAYSKGTLEIMVPLPEHEIPRDLLCDIVKTLLKAKGMRYQPFGSTTFKREGSAGVEPDGCFYIQNYQRMIGRRRLEADDPPPDLAIETDVTSKTTLDAYRAIGVPEVWVYDSGSLNIYVLRDAIYLISDSSPIFEEMPLVQIIPGVVERAWQVGSVQALEEFEAIIRA, encoded by the coding sequence ATGACTGCTGTCACTCTCGTTGTCAAACCTGTTAGCCAGATGCAGTTGGCTCCTGGTAGCGCAGTCACCATCCCAAATGTGAGTTGGCAGGAATTTGAGTCGATTTTGGAGGAATTGGGAGAACGCCGAAGTGCGAGAGTAGCCTACAGCAAGGGTACTTTAGAAATTATGGTTCCCCTACCCGAACATGAAATTCCCAGAGACCTCCTTTGTGATATTGTCAAAACATTACTAAAGGCTAAGGGTATGCGATACCAGCCTTTTGGTTCCACGACTTTTAAACGGGAAGGTTCAGCAGGAGTTGAACCTGATGGTTGCTTTTATATCCAGAATTATCAACGCATGATTGGTCGTCGTCGCTTGGAAGCAGACGATCCACCACCGGATTTAGCAATTGAAACAGATGTCACTTCTAAAACCACTCTCGATGCGTATAGAGCAATTGGTGTCCCAGAAGTGTGGGTTTATGATAGCGGCAGCCTCAATATCTATGTGCTTAGAGATGCAATATACTTAATATCTGACAGTAGTCCCATTTTTGAAGAGATGCCTCTGGTGCAAATTATTCCCGGTGTAGTGGAACGTGCTTGGCAGGTGGGAAGTGTTCAAGCGTTGGAAGAATTTGAAGCAATTATTAGGGCTTAG
- a CDS encoding cobalt-precorrin-6A reductase, producing MKRLLILGGTGDAAQLAAQASAIPEVQVITSLAGRTSQPQAPAGMVRIGGFGGEAGLVEYLRDAKIDVLIDATHPFAAQISFHAAAAATTCKIPHLMLIRPAWKRLLDDQWVEVDSVEAAAAVLPEFAQRVFLTVGRQQLAPFASLEDIWFLMRLIDPPTPDALVPPGMILCDRGPFALDNERKLLISHQIDTIVSKNSGGDATYAKIIAARELGVKVVMVKRPATPPGEQVSDVESAVAWLVNQLL from the coding sequence ATGAAACGTCTTCTTATTCTTGGCGGAACAGGTGACGCTGCTCAATTAGCTGCTCAAGCCTCGGCTATCCCAGAGGTACAAGTTATCACATCTCTAGCAGGTCGCACCAGTCAACCACAAGCCCCAGCAGGAATGGTGCGTATCGGCGGTTTCGGCGGTGAAGCGGGGCTGGTTGAATACCTGCGTGATGCCAAAATAGATGTGCTCATTGATGCGACTCATCCTTTTGCCGCACAGATATCTTTTCATGCAGCAGCAGCCGCTACTACCTGTAAAATACCGCATCTGATGCTCATCCGTCCTGCATGGAAGCGTCTTCTTGATGACCAGTGGGTTGAAGTTGATAGTGTGGAAGCAGCCGCCGCCGTATTACCTGAATTTGCCCAGCGTGTATTCCTAACCGTTGGTAGGCAGCAACTCGCACCCTTTGCCAGTCTGGAAGATATTTGGTTCCTGATGCGGCTTATCGACCCCCCCACTCCTGATGCATTGGTACCACCAGGGATGATATTGTGCGATCGCGGTCCCTTTGCCCTAGATAATGAGCGAAAACTGTTGATTTCACATCAGATTGATACTATAGTCAGTAAGAATAGCGGCGGTGATGCTACCTATGCCAAGATTATTGCAGCGCGGGAGCTTGGGGTGAAGGTAGTCATGGTGAAGCGTCCAGCGACTCCACCAGGAGAACAGGTGAGTGATGTAGAGAGCGCTGTAGCGTGGTTGGTAAATCAGCTACTATAA
- the cbiD gene encoding cobalt-precorrin-5B (C(1))-methyltransferase CbiD: protein MARTGYTLPVFVVAAAKAALMHLREKIESQLSVEIDLLPEKAEIPISQVAALDAQSALAVTLSDPGDNLDLTRNTPIWAWVRLSERRSQALILEAGEGLGKTASGEAAIYNYARRLFDANLLPLIPPEQTATVSIILPEGRQLAKRTSNEAFGILEGLSLLGTSGISQPLSAADHLEEFRLSLHDKVKVCPNLVFCIGSNGMQVAQRLGIPESAIVQTGNWIGALLVEAGLYQANSILLLGYQGKLIKLAGGIFNTSSHLADAKLEIISAAVVAVGGDLQAVQAVLDAKTADAAHKKLIELGLAESVFRILAEKISHKATAYVQKYANVPLKVGTVLFDRKGEIISQDSQAKELLDETSSYSWRNR, encoded by the coding sequence ATGGCTCGTACAGGTTATACCCTACCAGTGTTTGTAGTAGCGGCGGCTAAAGCTGCTTTGATGCATCTGCGTGAAAAAATAGAATCTCAACTGTCCGTTGAGATTGACCTCCTCCCTGAAAAAGCAGAGATTCCCATTTCTCAGGTTGCAGCTTTAGATGCTCAAAGTGCCTTAGCAGTGACACTGAGCGATCCAGGTGATAACTTAGATTTGACAAGGAACACGCCCATTTGGGCTTGGGTGAGGTTGTCCGAAAGGCGATCGCAAGCCCTGATTTTAGAAGCGGGAGAGGGTTTGGGAAAAACAGCCTCTGGAGAAGCAGCAATTTACAACTATGCCCGTCGCTTGTTTGATGCTAATTTACTACCTCTCATTCCCCCAGAGCAAACAGCAACCGTATCAATTATTCTTCCCGAAGGTCGTCAGCTAGCGAAACGTACCTCCAATGAAGCCTTTGGCATTTTAGAGGGATTGTCTTTATTGGGAACCAGCGGAATTTCTCAACCCCTGTCTGCGGCTGACCACTTGGAAGAATTTCGGCTGTCGTTGCACGATAAAGTCAAAGTTTGTCCTAATCTCGTATTTTGTATTGGTAGCAATGGTATGCAAGTGGCACAACGTTTAGGCATACCAGAATCAGCAATTGTGCAAACAGGCAACTGGATTGGTGCCTTGTTGGTAGAAGCCGGACTGTACCAAGCAAATTCTATTTTGTTGCTGGGATATCAAGGTAAACTGATTAAGCTAGCAGGTGGCATTTTCAATACGTCTAGTCATTTAGCAGATGCCAAATTAGAAATTATTAGTGCAGCGGTGGTTGCTGTTGGTGGTGATTTACAAGCAGTGCAGGCAGTTTTAGATGCTAAGACTGCCGATGCAGCACACAAAAAATTAATAGAACTGGGACTGGCAGAATCAGTATTTAGGATACTGGCGGAAAAAATTAGTCACAAAGCTACTGCTTACGTGCAAAAATATGCCAATGTTCCCCTCAAAGTTGGTACTGTTTTATTTGACCGCAAAGGTGAAATTATCAGCCAAGACTCGCAAGCAAAAGAACTGTTAGATGAAACGTCTTCTTATTCTTGGCGGAACAGGTGA
- a CDS encoding HAD family hydrolase: MVTIKCRNVTFSNIQAIIFDKNGTLEDSEAYLRTLAQRGARIIDAQIPGIGEPLLMAFGVNGDRLDPAGLISVASRRETEVAAAAYIAETGRGWFESLTISRQALEDAEKYVGKTPSPLFVGSLEVLKSLSEAGLKLGILSAATTQEVRAFVQNHQLSDYIQLEMGVDEGPSKPDPILFVNACQALGVEPSATLMVGDSVGDMQMARHAKAAGCIGITWVGKAENVKGADVVINQLDEIQVVSE; encoded by the coding sequence TTGGTAACAATTAAGTGTAGAAATGTGACGTTTTCCAATATCCAAGCAATTATTTTTGATAAAAACGGGACTCTGGAAGATTCTGAAGCTTACTTGCGTACTCTCGCACAAAGAGGCGCGCGGATCATAGACGCGCAAATTCCTGGAATTGGGGAACCATTGTTAATGGCATTTGGCGTTAATGGCGATCGCCTCGATCCAGCGGGTTTAATCTCGGTGGCGAGTCGCCGTGAAACAGAAGTCGCCGCAGCTGCTTATATTGCCGAAACTGGACGGGGATGGTTTGAATCTTTAACGATATCTCGTCAAGCTTTGGAAGACGCGGAAAAATATGTTGGCAAGACTCCTTCACCTTTGTTTGTAGGTAGCTTGGAAGTGCTAAAGTCTCTATCGGAAGCAGGACTGAAATTAGGAATTCTTTCAGCAGCAACAACCCAAGAAGTGCGTGCTTTTGTCCAAAATCATCAATTAAGTGATTATATCCAACTAGAAATGGGAGTTGATGAAGGTCCAAGTAAACCAGATCCAATTTTATTTGTGAATGCTTGCCAAGCTTTAGGAGTGGAACCAAGTGCCACGCTGATGGTAGGAGATTCTGTAGGTGATATGCAAATGGCTCGTCATGCCAAAGCTGCTGGTTGCATTGGTATTACTTGGGTAGGGAAGGCGGAGAATGTTAAAGGTGCGGATGTGGTTATTAATCAACTCGATGAAATTCAAGTTGTCAGTGAATGA